A single window of Syntrophotalea acetylenica DNA harbors:
- the rph gene encoding ribonuclease PH: MSDPVLRRADGRTPCELRPVYFSRGFTRYAEGSVLMSFGETRVLCNATVEEGVPAFLRGQGQGWITAEYSMLPRATQVRSPREAARGKLSGRTSEIQRLIGRSLRAICDLEALGERTILIDCDVLQADGGTRTAAITGAYVALHDAVFGLIRQGQLNASPLRDSVSAVSVGLVDNHPMLDLDYAEDFRAAVDMNFVVTGSGLFVEVQGTAEERPFSMQELDDLRNLALTGCRELHRMQMRTLEA, from the coding sequence GTGAGTGATCCCGTTTTGCGTCGTGCCGACGGCCGGACACCTTGTGAATTGCGCCCCGTTTATTTCAGCCGGGGTTTTACCCGCTATGCCGAAGGGTCGGTGCTGATGTCTTTCGGCGAAACCCGGGTGCTGTGCAATGCGACGGTCGAAGAAGGTGTGCCCGCCTTTCTTCGCGGGCAGGGGCAGGGCTGGATTACCGCCGAGTACTCCATGCTGCCGCGCGCAACCCAGGTGCGCTCGCCACGTGAAGCGGCACGGGGCAAGCTCAGTGGCCGCACCAGCGAAATTCAGCGACTCATCGGCCGTTCGCTGCGCGCCATATGTGATCTCGAAGCTCTTGGGGAGCGCACCATCCTTATCGACTGCGATGTTCTGCAGGCCGATGGCGGCACCCGTACCGCCGCTATAACGGGAGCCTATGTCGCTTTGCACGATGCCGTCTTTGGACTGATTCGCCAGGGCCAGCTGAACGCTTCGCCCCTGCGCGACAGCGTCTCCGCTGTAAGCGTCGGGCTGGTGGACAATCACCCGATGCTCGATCTGGACTACGCCGAGGACTTTCGTGCCGCCGTGGATATGAATTTTGTCGTTACCGGTTCCGGGCTGTTTGTCGAAGTGCAGGGCACCGCGGAAGAACGGCCTTTTTCCATGCAGGAACTCGATGATTTGCGCAATCTGGCGCTGACCGGGTGCCGCGAACTGCATCGCATGCAAATGCGAACCCTGGAGGCCTGA
- a CDS encoding N-acetylmuramoyl-L-alanine amidase: MRFFVILWMIVLPASGFAAVEITPDGKTPMRIEEVYHRNGTAYLAVDDVLATVGLRGSWQPVEHVYEIITLQGKAIISPGSHFLRSGGQIMPLDQPPKFIDGRLRVTESFVQKTLAALTGRSIGFHNLNPGDTRDPQPGSDLDRLFAFLLRRGSGQAPGLEAVSRIAIDPGHGGQDPGAIGVEGAKEKNVTLEVARRLEKQIKMQLGIPVTLARNADYALDAEQRLQHLSRSHADLLLVLHAQASLSSAVHGVVLFVRPSERAAGERASGKDDSMRLAMTLQSSLRSMGVPVAGIVQAPLLPLGRGDLPTVLVEMGYLSHVGDQARLSLAKGQQAMASALFEGLNSFIEQKQEEVL; the protein is encoded by the coding sequence ATGCGTTTTTTCGTCATTTTGTGGATGATTGTACTGCCTGCCTCGGGTTTTGCCGCCGTGGAGATTACCCCGGACGGGAAAACACCCATGCGCATCGAGGAGGTCTATCACCGCAACGGCACCGCCTATCTTGCGGTTGACGATGTATTGGCGACAGTGGGGCTGCGCGGGAGCTGGCAGCCGGTCGAGCATGTTTACGAGATTATCACCTTGCAGGGTAAAGCCATTATTTCGCCCGGCAGTCATTTTCTGCGTTCCGGCGGCCAGATCATGCCTCTCGACCAGCCGCCGAAATTCATCGATGGCCGTCTGCGCGTTACGGAGAGCTTTGTGCAAAAAACCCTTGCGGCATTAACAGGCCGGTCTATTGGATTCCACAATCTGAACCCCGGCGATACACGCGATCCCCAGCCCGGCTCGGATCTGGATCGCCTGTTTGCCTTCTTGCTGCGGCGCGGTTCCGGGCAAGCACCGGGTTTGGAGGCTGTTTCCAGGATTGCCATCGATCCGGGGCATGGCGGCCAGGATCCGGGAGCCATCGGTGTTGAGGGGGCCAAGGAAAAAAATGTGACCCTGGAGGTTGCCCGGAGGCTGGAAAAACAGATCAAGATGCAGCTCGGCATTCCCGTAACGCTTGCCCGCAACGCCGATTATGCCCTTGACGCCGAACAGCGGCTGCAGCATCTTTCCCGATCCCATGCCGATCTCTTGCTGGTGCTGCATGCCCAGGCATCACTGAGCTCCGCCGTACATGGTGTCGTGCTTTTTGTGCGGCCATCGGAACGGGCGGCCGGGGAGAGGGCTTCCGGCAAGGATGACAGCATGCGGCTGGCCATGACGCTGCAATCTTCCCTGCGCTCCATGGGGGTGCCGGTTGCCGGCATCGTGCAGGCGCCGCTGCTGCCGTTGGGGCGTGGAGATCTTCCGACCGTTCTGGTGGAAATGGGGTATTTGAGCCATGTCGGGGATCAGGCCCGGCTTTCCCTTGCAAAGGGACAGCAGGCCATGGCCTCTGCCCTGTTTGAAGGGCTGAATTCATTTATTGAACAAAAGCAGGAGGAAGTGCTGTGA
- a CDS encoding DHH family phosphoesterase, protein MIAETTVDLARTLDFTDKFLGWMRGRGAVLIVTHDHPDPDSLAAAMALKHLITVKTGQPATVAFGGMIGRGENRVMVRKLEIDLVPLNTLDLDRFPVVCMVDSQPGTGNNSYPFDRRVDLVIDHHPLRESCRNVRWVDVREEYGATATMLFEYLEAQKVSYGTKLATILYYAIKSETQDLGRDWIRADRRAYLHLLPLVNNSILFDILHAEVPRAYFAHFSHAIRNAMIYNEVLVFNLFEIDTPDMVAELADFLLRVDEVKIVLGMGHYKDGVALSFRTLRNDLNSGEIMQTLVAGFGTGGGHDMIAGGQIPDTPADRDTLVRLEQTLTQRLLQTLGCYPVPGLPLVAE, encoded by the coding sequence ATGATTGCGGAAACCACGGTGGATCTGGCGCGAACTTTGGATTTCACCGATAAATTTCTCGGGTGGATGCGTGGTCGCGGTGCGGTACTGATCGTTACCCACGATCACCCGGATCCAGACTCTCTGGCCGCCGCCATGGCACTCAAACACCTGATTACCGTGAAAACCGGCCAGCCGGCCACGGTGGCTTTCGGTGGCATGATCGGCCGGGGAGAGAACCGGGTCATGGTGCGGAAACTGGAGATCGACCTGGTACCATTGAACACCCTGGATCTGGATCGTTTCCCCGTGGTCTGCATGGTCGACAGCCAGCCCGGCACGGGCAACAACTCTTATCCATTTGATCGGCGTGTCGATCTGGTCATCGATCACCACCCGCTTCGGGAATCCTGCCGGAATGTCCGGTGGGTCGATGTACGGGAAGAGTACGGTGCCACCGCCACCATGCTGTTCGAATACCTCGAAGCGCAAAAGGTTTCCTATGGGACCAAACTCGCCACCATTCTGTATTACGCCATCAAATCAGAAACCCAGGATCTCGGCCGGGACTGGATTCGTGCCGACCGCCGCGCCTATCTGCATCTCTTGCCCCTGGTGAACAACAGCATTCTGTTCGATATTCTCCATGCGGAAGTGCCTCGCGCCTATTTTGCCCACTTCAGCCATGCGATTCGTAATGCAATGATCTACAACGAGGTGCTGGTGTTCAATCTGTTTGAGATCGATACCCCGGACATGGTCGCCGAACTCGCCGATTTTCTGTTACGGGTTGACGAGGTGAAGATCGTTCTCGGCATGGGGCATTACAAAGATGGCGTGGCTCTGTCGTTTCGCACGCTGCGTAACGACCTCAATAGCGGCGAAATCATGCAAACCCTGGTTGCCGGTTTCGGTACCGGCGGCGGTCATGACATGATTGCCGGCGGCCAGATTCCGGATACCCCGGCAGACCGGGATACGTTGGTGCGCCTCGAGCAGACCCTGACGCAGCGCCTGTTGCAGACCCTTGGCTGTTACCCCGTTCCCGGCCTGCCGCTGGTGGCCGAGTAG
- a CDS encoding TIGR00725 family protein — MRQRMIGVIGAGQAGCAACETARQVGRLIAASGAVLICGGLGGIMEAACRGAREAGGHTLGILPGADAEQANPWVSLAIPTNLGHARNMIIAHAAEALIAVAGEFGTLSEMAIGLKLGKPVIALGSWPGLPDVVYVDTPEEAVAAVMAELK; from the coding sequence ATGCGTCAACGGATGATCGGGGTTATCGGCGCAGGTCAGGCCGGTTGCGCTGCCTGTGAAACCGCCCGACAGGTCGGCAGGCTGATTGCCGCGTCGGGAGCGGTTCTGATTTGCGGTGGCCTCGGCGGCATCATGGAAGCCGCCTGCCGCGGGGCCCGGGAAGCGGGCGGTCACACCCTTGGTATCCTGCCCGGCGCGGATGCCGAGCAGGCCAATCCCTGGGTGAGCCTGGCGATTCCGACCAACCTCGGGCATGCGCGCAATATGATCATTGCCCATGCCGCCGAAGCGCTTATTGCCGTTGCTGGGGAGTTCGGCACTCTGTCGGAAATGGCCATCGGCCTCAAGCTTGGAAAACCGGTGATCGCCCTGGGCAGCTGGCCGGGCCTGCCCGATGTTGTGTATGTCGATACCCCGGAAGAGGCCGTGGCTGCCGTTATGGCCGAGCTGAAATGA
- a CDS encoding heavy metal translocating P-type ATPase — translation MSQDSTGLTRTSFGVRGMHCTTCARTLEKALSRLDGVQSVRVNFAAEKASVHYLADRLEKRQIFDAVRAAGFRPLAARSAADEARQEKSDRFWLLLAAALTLPIMPLMWWHPFGSRTLYVIVLLATAVQFSAGLTFYRGAWQAIRNRSANMDVLVALGITAAWGYSMLAGFHLFGMTGEVFFETGAMLVTFIRFGKWLEARARGRAGQALQKLLQLQADRALLLTDSGERQVPASQLQPGDLVVVLPGESVPVDGVVETGHSAVDESMVTGESLPVEKQPGSPVTGATINRGGRLVVRVQRVGEETVLAQIVRLVEDAQADRAPIQRLADAVANVFVPVIVAVAGLTLVLWYFWAHADFVFAFRMAIAVLVIACPCSLGLATPTAIMVGSAEGLSLGILFKRPSVLENIARLQVLLLDKTGTLTTGDFSVVDQVPLVPDNEEWLRVAAAAGASSSHPLARAVYRFAKGMSYDMPALEGVEEIGGHGLAGRFGEQKVLFGNARLMARENVDIAAVAGRADQLASAGKSLLYVAVDGRLRGLLALADTLKDSAATAITRLRGLGLTTVIISGDRREVAEAVASSLGVDGVEAEVLPDQKQAVVRRYQADGHKVGMVGDGINDAPALAAADVGIAIGSGTDVAKETGDVILVRGDVLDVARGILLGRKTLSKIRQNLFWAFFYNLIGIPVAAGLFYPSFGLFLKPEYAGLAMALSSVSVVTNSLLLRGCGERLRRHSG, via the coding sequence ATGTCACAGGACAGCACGGGTCTGACGAGGACCAGTTTTGGGGTGCGGGGCATGCACTGCACTACCTGCGCCCGTACCCTGGAAAAGGCGTTGTCCCGGCTTGATGGCGTTCAGTCCGTGCGGGTCAATTTTGCCGCGGAAAAAGCGTCGGTGCACTATCTTGCCGATCGGCTGGAAAAAAGACAGATATTCGACGCCGTGCGTGCCGCGGGTTTTCGCCCTCTCGCCGCCCGAAGCGCCGCCGACGAGGCGCGTCAGGAGAAGTCCGACCGTTTCTGGCTGCTGCTGGCAGCGGCCCTGACCCTGCCCATCATGCCGCTCATGTGGTGGCACCCTTTCGGGTCGCGGACCCTTTATGTCATCGTGCTTCTGGCGACGGCGGTGCAGTTCAGTGCCGGACTTACGTTTTACCGCGGCGCCTGGCAGGCCATCCGCAATCGTTCTGCAAATATGGATGTGCTGGTGGCCCTCGGCATCACAGCTGCCTGGGGATATTCGATGCTGGCCGGATTTCATCTGTTCGGAATGACCGGCGAAGTGTTTTTCGAGACCGGCGCCATGCTTGTCACCTTTATCCGTTTCGGAAAATGGCTGGAAGCCCGGGCGCGGGGCCGTGCCGGTCAAGCTTTGCAGAAACTGCTGCAACTGCAGGCCGACCGTGCCCTGCTGCTGACCGATTCGGGCGAGCGGCAGGTGCCCGCCAGCCAGCTGCAACCCGGGGACCTGGTGGTGGTGCTTCCGGGTGAAAGCGTTCCGGTTGACGGGGTGGTCGAAACCGGTCATTCGGCAGTCGACGAGTCGATGGTAACCGGCGAATCCCTGCCGGTTGAAAAACAACCGGGCAGTCCCGTGACCGGGGCAACCATAAATCGTGGCGGCAGGCTGGTGGTGCGTGTCCAGCGGGTTGGCGAGGAGACGGTGCTTGCCCAGATCGTGCGTCTGGTGGAAGACGCCCAGGCCGACCGTGCCCCGATTCAGCGGCTGGCGGATGCCGTGGCCAATGTCTTTGTGCCGGTTATTGTGGCCGTGGCGGGGTTGACTCTGGTGCTGTGGTATTTCTGGGCCCATGCGGATTTTGTTTTTGCGTTTCGCATGGCCATCGCTGTGCTGGTTATCGCCTGCCCCTGTTCGCTTGGCCTCGCGACGCCGACCGCCATCATGGTGGGCAGTGCCGAGGGGCTTTCTCTCGGCATTCTGTTCAAAAGACCTTCGGTGCTGGAGAATATCGCGCGCCTCCAGGTGTTGCTGCTGGACAAAACCGGCACCCTCACGACCGGGGATTTCAGCGTTGTGGATCAGGTGCCGCTGGTGCCGGACAATGAGGAATGGCTGCGGGTCGCCGCTGCCGCGGGAGCTTCCAGCAGTCATCCCCTGGCGCGGGCCGTTTACCGTTTTGCAAAGGGCATGTCGTACGACATGCCGGCCCTGGAAGGCGTGGAGGAAATCGGCGGACACGGCCTTGCCGGGCGGTTTGGTGAACAAAAAGTTCTGTTCGGCAATGCGCGCCTGATGGCGCGCGAAAACGTCGATATCGCTGCTGTGGCCGGACGGGCTGATCAGCTCGCCTCAGCGGGGAAGTCACTGCTGTACGTCGCCGTGGACGGGCGGTTGCGCGGTCTTCTGGCCCTGGCCGACACCCTCAAGGATTCGGCTGCCACTGCCATCACCCGATTGCGCGGTCTGGGCTTGACCACCGTGATTATCAGCGGAGACCGGCGGGAGGTTGCCGAGGCGGTGGCTTCCAGTCTTGGCGTGGACGGCGTCGAAGCTGAAGTTCTGCCCGACCAGAAGCAGGCCGTGGTGCGGCGTTACCAGGCCGATGGCCACAAAGTGGGCATGGTCGGGGACGGAATCAACGATGCTCCGGCGCTTGCGGCCGCCGATGTTGGCATTGCCATCGGCAGCGGCACGGACGTGGCCAAGGAAACCGGTGACGTGATTCTGGTAAGAGGAGATGTCCTCGATGTGGCGCGAGGCATTCTTCTGGGACGCAAGACCCTGTCGAAAATCCGGCAGAATCTGTTCTGGGCTTTTTTTTACAATCTCATCGGCATCCCTGTCGCGGCCGGGCTTTTTTATCCGTCCTTCGGCCTGTTTCTGAAGCCCGAGTACGCGGGGCTGGCGATGGCCTTGTCCAGTGTGTCGGTGGTAACCAACAGTTTGTTGCTGCGTGGGTGCGGTGAGCGTCTACGCCGTCACTCTGGTTGA